A stretch of the Staphylococcus sp. NRL 16/872 genome encodes the following:
- the sucC gene encoding ADP-forming succinate--CoA ligase subunit beta, whose translation MNIHEYQGKEIFRSMGVAVPEGRVAFTAEEAVEKAKELDSDVYVVKAQIHAGGRGKAGGVKIAKSLSEVETYANELLGKQLVTHQTGPEGKEVKRLYIEQGCDIQKEYYVGFVIDRATDRITLMASEEGGTEIEEVAAKTPEKIFKETIDPVVGLSPYQARRIAFNINIPKESVNKAAKFLLSLYNVFVEKDCSIVEINPLVTTGDGDVLALDAKLNFDDNALFRHKDIQELRDLEEEDPKEIEASKYDLSYIALDGDIGCMVNGAGLAMATMDTINHFGGNPANFLDVGGGATKEKVTEAFKIILGDDNVKGIFVNIFGGIMKCDVIAEGIVAAVKEVDLTLPLVVRLEGTNVERGKQILNDSGLAIEPAATMAEGAQKIVKLVKEA comes from the coding sequence ATGAATATCCACGAGTATCAAGGTAAAGAAATATTTCGTTCTATGGGCGTAGCAGTTCCAGAAGGACGCGTTGCATTCACTGCTGAAGAAGCAGTAGAAAAGGCGAAAGAATTAGACTCAGATGTTTATGTGGTAAAAGCACAAATCCACGCTGGGGGTAGAGGTAAAGCAGGTGGTGTTAAAATTGCTAAATCACTATCTGAAGTTGAAACTTACGCTAATGAATTATTAGGGAAACAATTAGTTACACACCAAACTGGTCCAGAAGGTAAAGAAGTAAAACGTTTATATATCGAACAAGGTTGCGATATTCAAAAAGAATATTATGTAGGTTTCGTTATTGATCGCGCAACTGATCGTATTACTTTAATGGCTTCTGAAGAAGGTGGTACCGAAATTGAAGAAGTAGCTGCTAAAACTCCAGAAAAAATCTTTAAAGAAACAATCGACCCAGTTGTAGGTTTATCACCTTACCAAGCACGTCGTATTGCTTTCAATATTAACATTCCTAAAGAATCAGTTAATAAAGCAGCGAAATTCTTACTTTCTTTATACAATGTATTTGTAGAAAAAGATTGCTCTATCGTTGAAATTAACCCATTAGTAACAACTGGTGACGGTGACGTTTTAGCTTTAGATGCGAAACTTAACTTTGATGACAATGCTTTATTTAGACATAAAGATATTCAAGAATTACGTGATTTAGAAGAAGAAGATCCAAAAGAAATTGAAGCATCTAAATATGACTTATCATACATCGCATTAGATGGAGATATCGGTTGTATGGTTAACGGTGCTGGTTTAGCTATGGCCACAATGGATACAATTAATCATTTTGGTGGAAATCCAGCTAACTTCCTAGACGTTGGGGGCGGCGCTACTAAAGAAAAAGTTACTGAAGCATTCAAGATCATCTTAGGTGATGACAATGTTAAAGGTATCTTTGTAAATATCTTCGGTGGAATCATGAAATGTGACGTTATCGCTGAAGGTATCGTAGCAGCAGTTAAAGAAGTAGACTTAACTTTACCTTTAGTTGTACGTTTAGAAGGTACTAACGTTGAACGTGGTAAACAAATCTTAAACGATTCAGGATTAGCAATCGAACCAGCAGCTACAATGGCTGAAGGCGCACAAAAAATTGTTAAACTTGTTAAAGAAGCGTAA
- a CDS encoding ribonuclease HII, giving the protein MTQTIKEVKALLATITDIEELDNHELNADSRKGVQQNIAQRRKQLLKEQEVIQHYQVMNKYENELLERRPEALICGIDEVGRGPLAGPVVACAVILNPGHQYLGLDDSKKVSPVKRELLNRQLKEGVLDYAYGVASAEEIDQLNIYNATKVAMERAIAQLKHQPDHLLIDAMTLDNSVPQTSIIKGDAKSVSIAAASIMAKEYRDTLMKEIAEAYPGYDFDKNVGYGTKAHLEGLNQLGITPYHRKSFEPVKSML; this is encoded by the coding sequence ATGACGCAGACAATTAAAGAAGTCAAAGCATTACTAGCCACAATCACAGATATTGAAGAATTAGATAACCACGAATTAAATGCTGATAGTCGTAAAGGCGTGCAACAAAATATTGCTCAACGTCGCAAACAACTTTTAAAAGAGCAAGAAGTCATTCAGCATTATCAAGTGATGAATAAATATGAGAATGAATTGCTTGAAAGACGCCCTGAAGCATTAATTTGTGGGATAGATGAAGTGGGGCGCGGGCCATTAGCGGGACCTGTAGTGGCTTGCGCTGTCATACTAAATCCGGGTCATCAATATTTAGGATTAGATGATTCGAAAAAAGTCTCACCTGTCAAACGCGAGTTGTTAAATCGACAACTCAAAGAAGGCGTATTAGATTATGCATATGGGGTAGCGAGTGCAGAAGAAATCGACCAGTTAAATATTTATAATGCGACAAAAGTAGCGATGGAACGTGCTATTGCGCAATTGAAACATCAGCCTGATCACTTGTTAATTGATGCGATGACTTTAGATAATTCCGTTCCCCAAACTTCAATTATTAAAGGGGATGCTAAGAGCGTATCGATAGCGGCTGCAAGTATTATGGCAAAAGAGTATCGAGATACATTAATGAAAGAAATTGCTGAAGCATATCCTGGTTATGATTTCGATAAGAATGTAGGTTATGGCACGAAAGCCCATCTTGAAGGTTTGAATCAATTAGGCATAACGCCATATCATCGCAAAAGCTTTGAACCAGTAAAATCTATGTTGTAA
- the ylqF gene encoding ribosome biogenesis GTPase YlqF, which yields MPIQWYPGHMAKAKREVTEQLKKVDVVFELVDARIPYSSRNPMIDDVIKQKPRVVILNKKDMANLNEMQKWERFFVDKGYYPVAVDAKHGKNLKSVETAAIEATKEKFEREKAKGLKPRAIRAMIVGIPNVGKSTLINKLARKNIAQTGNKPGVTKQQQWIKVGQSLQLLDTPGILWPKFEDELVGKKLSLTGAIKDSIVHLDEVAIYGLEFLIKHDLEGFKQHYNIDVPEDAEMLEWFDAIGRRRGLLQRGNEVDYEAVIELIINEVRNAKIGTYCFDLYAEMKSELNDDADN from the coding sequence ATGCCAATTCAATGGTATCCAGGCCATATGGCAAAAGCCAAAAGAGAGGTTACGGAACAATTAAAAAAAGTGGACGTTGTCTTTGAATTAGTCGATGCACGTATTCCATATAGTTCACGCAATCCAATGATCGACGATGTCATTAAGCAAAAACCAAGAGTAGTTATTCTAAATAAGAAAGATATGGCTAATTTAAATGAAATGCAAAAATGGGAGCGCTTCTTTGTAGATAAAGGCTATTATCCTGTAGCAGTCGATGCTAAGCACGGTAAAAATTTAAAAAGCGTAGAAACAGCGGCTATTGAAGCAACTAAAGAAAAGTTTGAAAGAGAAAAAGCAAAAGGATTAAAACCACGTGCCATTCGTGCCATGATTGTAGGTATTCCAAACGTGGGTAAATCAACGCTTATCAATAAATTGGCTAGAAAGAATATCGCTCAAACAGGAAATAAACCTGGCGTTACTAAACAGCAACAATGGATTAAAGTGGGACAATCGCTACAATTATTAGACACACCAGGGATTCTTTGGCCTAAATTCGAAGATGAATTAGTAGGTAAGAAATTAAGTTTAACGGGTGCGATAAAAGACAGTATCGTACATTTGGATGAAGTAGCGATTTATGGTTTAGAATTCTTGATTAAACATGATTTAGAAGGGTTTAAACAACATTATAATATTGATGTGCCTGAAGATGCCGAAATGTTAGAATGGTTCGACGCTATCGGCCGACGTCGAGGGCTATTACAACGTGGTAATGAAGTTGATTATGAAGCGGTCATTGAATTAATTATCAATGAGGTGCGAAATGCTAAAATCGGCACATATTGTTTTGACTTATATGCTGAAATGAAAAGTGAGTTAAACGATGACGCAGACAATTAA
- a CDS encoding YfhO family protein produces MKKFLIHICLFLALALIGHSYIIYRFIHDGILFTGPNDGMEQMVPIQMYLFEKWSHGNLFYATDFGLGGDFFTDLSYYFSTNLLFILNVIIILILKTFITLHTQDLMFWMIDALIMSIIKAAIALYCTYLYIKWISKNTWLSLIMAFLFVMSPLYYRFTVYWPFFSDVFIWMPLLLLSIERVLQKRKFGLFIVTVTLLLINNFYFAYYLCLIGAGYILIRIIFRHPKDTISRGKALLLLVISALLALGNSLFIFFHGAQSFLNNRRIPFSGDVPVFEKLDINTNVFFDNYLIVILFITIQALLSFKLYKHYYYRLFAILTLIFIIFSFIPFVDQMFNGFSAPQKRWHFILAFNSAILIGLFLKYYRTLSLKTYIISNLIAEIVIFSSAIVYHKFVAWLILVPIVSLIGLIILLIKDTSNRIKLNYIYGISIILLSIVVSIVFINNQIYFKDHRDRANTFYVNSSLYSSDLQRALVREMVNDKQEDERIDWRVNEQDNTPMYQHFKGLSLYSSIFHHNILDFYYDALKINLAEESLSRYQSINGRQNLASLFSIRYIMLKEYQGNLPAHFQKIKTSGQYTIYENKLNLPSVKVTNNIYNSKSLTTAIDREHAMLDGVIMEDKGTKYTAKAPDLLNKVDMQSHNIKKLDKHKYKVVGGKGGTITLHVPASLREKYDDFYLTMMIKRGNPDSNYTVAVNNYANHRLFNNSTYRTGVDTQLYRTQPDKNGNITIMLSPDGEFNMKLLDLNGENYDTLKQAYRHKDHSNYTDIKNGVEVHLDKHRKGMASINIPYRDGMRAYVDGEHVNPVKVNYMMTGVPVNASAKTITIKYQPPYWNTMIFISLISMMISFIFVRLNNSKKRKMRK; encoded by the coding sequence ATGAAGAAATTTCTAATACATATATGCTTATTTTTAGCGCTCGCTTTAATTGGCCATAGCTACATTATTTACCGTTTCATTCATGACGGCATTTTATTTACTGGACCGAATGATGGTATGGAGCAAATGGTTCCTATTCAAATGTATTTATTTGAGAAGTGGAGTCATGGCAATCTATTTTATGCTACGGATTTTGGTTTAGGTGGAGACTTTTTCACTGACTTAAGTTATTACTTCTCTACTAATTTATTATTTATTTTAAACGTTATTATTATATTAATATTAAAAACTTTCATAACATTACATACTCAAGATTTAATGTTTTGGATGATTGATGCACTCATTATGTCAATTATCAAAGCAGCCATTGCGCTATATTGTACCTATTTATATATTAAATGGATTTCTAAAAATACATGGCTAAGTTTAATCATGGCCTTTCTATTCGTCATGTCACCTCTATACTATCGTTTTACCGTTTATTGGCCATTTTTTAGTGATGTTTTTATTTGGATGCCACTTCTACTATTGTCAATTGAACGTGTATTACAGAAGCGAAAATTTGGCTTATTCATAGTGACTGTCACACTACTATTAATTAATAATTTCTATTTCGCTTATTATTTATGCTTAATAGGTGCAGGTTACATATTAATACGTATTATCTTTAGACATCCTAAAGATACGATTTCACGTGGAAAAGCCCTGTTATTGTTAGTTATTAGTGCATTATTAGCGCTTGGTAACAGTTTATTTATTTTCTTCCATGGCGCACAAAGTTTTTTAAACAATCGACGTATTCCTTTTTCAGGTGACGTTCCTGTTTTTGAAAAATTAGACATTAATACTAATGTATTCTTTGATAATTATCTTATTGTCATATTGTTTATTACAATCCAGGCTTTATTGTCGTTTAAATTATATAAACATTATTACTACCGACTGTTTGCGATACTCACCTTAATTTTTATTATATTTAGTTTTATTCCATTTGTGGACCAAATGTTTAACGGCTTTTCTGCACCTCAAAAACGTTGGCACTTTATTCTAGCGTTCAATTCAGCCATATTAATTGGTCTATTTCTAAAATATTATCGTACGTTAAGCCTTAAAACTTACATAATATCTAACCTTATAGCTGAAATAGTTATTTTTAGTAGTGCCATTGTATATCATAAGTTCGTAGCTTGGTTAATTCTTGTCCCAATAGTGTCACTCATTGGTTTAATTATTTTATTAATAAAAGATACGTCTAATCGTATAAAGCTGAATTATATATATGGAATATCCATTATCTTATTAAGCATTGTAGTATCTATTGTATTTATAAATAATCAAATTTATTTTAAAGATCATCGAGATCGTGCCAATACTTTCTATGTAAATTCAAGTTTATATAGTTCAGATTTACAACGCGCGCTTGTCAGAGAAATGGTGAACGATAAGCAAGAAGATGAGCGTATAGATTGGCGCGTGAATGAGCAAGATAATACGCCGATGTATCAACATTTCAAAGGTTTAAGTCTTTATTCAAGTATCTTCCATCATAATATTCTTGATTTCTATTACGATGCCTTGAAGATTAATTTAGCTGAAGAATCATTGAGTCGCTATCAGTCTATTAATGGACGTCAAAATCTCGCAAGTTTATTCTCTATTCGTTATATAATGTTAAAAGAATATCAAGGTAATTTGCCTGCGCATTTTCAAAAAATAAAAACAAGCGGACAATACACAATATATGAAAATAAACTTAATCTTCCATCAGTAAAAGTGACAAACAATATTTATAATAGTAAGAGCTTAACTACAGCAATAGATAGAGAACATGCGATGCTAGATGGCGTCATTATGGAAGACAAAGGGACTAAGTATACTGCTAAAGCACCTGACTTACTTAATAAAGTAGACATGCAATCTCATAACATCAAGAAGCTAGACAAACATAAATATAAAGTTGTAGGTGGTAAAGGCGGTACCATCACTTTACATGTCCCTGCGTCATTACGTGAAAAGTATGATGATTTCTATCTTACAATGATGATTAAACGTGGCAATCCGGATAGTAATTATACGGTTGCGGTAAATAATTATGCGAACCATCGTCTATTCAATAATTCAACGTACCGAACTGGTGTAGATACGCAACTTTACCGTACGCAACCTGATAAAAACGGCAATATTACTATCATGTTATCTCCAGATGGCGAATTTAATATGAAGTTACTCGATTTAAATGGAGAAAATTATGATACGCTTAAACAGGCTTATCGACATAAAGATCATAGTAATTACACAGATATTAAAAATGGTGTGGAAGTCCATCTAGATAAACATCGTAAAGGAATGGCTTCAATCAATATACCTTATCGAGATGGCATGCGCGCCTATGTGGATGGAGAGCACGTAAATCCAGTAAAAGTAAATTACATGATGACAGGTGTACCTGTAAATGCATCTGCTAAAACGATTACCATTAAGTATCAACCACCTTATTGGAATACGATGATATTCATTTCTTTAATTAGTATGATGATTAGCTTCATATTTGTAAGACTTAACAATTCAAAAAAGAGAAAGATGAGGAAATAA
- a CDS encoding YfhO family protein, translating to MIKKVWTKPLWTFGFIFIVANLVSLAIYYPFIRDYIREGYVFSGSGDGFRQMMPFQLYLYEHFTQFKGFYDQSFGLGGDYVKGLAYYYSLSPIIWVNFIFIWLGDTLFNWNPHEIDFWPLNQLIVAYIRTIITFICAFYCFRWLKLKPAPLLLATISYGASTLILYYNFTWSFYGDLLIFLPLSIWGMERFFQQRKIGLFIFSVALTLFSNFYFSYYQAIVLGIYFLLRLIFTYRYDIVTRWQKFYLLACGAILALLSSILGFYTGVSSFLNNDRQQNNEFNISLFTDLTQNKYYIFSNGFYITVSIIALVALLSFKLYKHYYYRIFAIITWFLLIGSLSQYFDSAFNGFSLPQRRWVYFLSFSTSVLIALFIQHLSELSMKHYLFAAVPVFIFGILKLIFAEGYVHWMVVPLALMIILAFLIWMKKWLHHPTILVAIVLIFVVQQVVLTHDSRERTIDPYATTMKTVHDPSYHNKALANKIDHINDASNDPFHRIDYMSMYALNSPFIYHYNGISLYSSIFDGSILNYYDKLMQINMPVDKNSTYRYLGNRANLEAMWDVQDRFRHPDDLNMPYGFEKAETITEDKDTLLHSKNKIDYPAAHVTGKIYNASDLKSPLDREQAMLQGVVLDNHSKKANTSFKRNDNLLDEAKESLNNATWQNKNHLKVTKDDGGVTLSLPQSIADKYKDMYVEMDVELLAPDKAHEVGVNEYVQNRNALSYKYRRFVTPVTMRVKSSDKLNIHLSKGNYRLSVKGIYGENYDTLKHASKELEPVKVKDNRNGYTITKSKGSSGYVVLPTVYADGMKAKVNGRDVNVEKANGIMTAIPVNKNDTHIRLTYTPPHLFTLIVLSVIGIIGSVIFSLWVKRKGQQTSTHHH from the coding sequence TTGATTAAGAAAGTTTGGACTAAACCATTATGGACATTTGGATTCATTTTTATCGTTGCTAATTTGGTGTCGTTAGCAATTTATTATCCATTTATACGCGATTATATTAGAGAGGGATATGTGTTTAGTGGTTCTGGCGATGGTTTCAGACAAATGATGCCTTTTCAACTCTATTTATATGAGCATTTTACTCAATTCAAAGGTTTTTATGACCAATCATTTGGTTTAGGGGGCGACTATGTTAAAGGGCTTGCTTATTATTACTCCCTTTCCCCTATTATATGGGTTAATTTCATCTTTATTTGGCTTGGAGATACTTTATTTAATTGGAACCCCCATGAAATTGATTTTTGGCCACTTAACCAATTGATTGTTGCATACATCAGAACAATTATTACATTTATCTGTGCATTTTATTGTTTTAGATGGTTAAAATTAAAACCCGCACCATTATTATTAGCGACTATCTCATATGGCGCTTCAACGCTCATACTGTACTACAACTTTACTTGGTCGTTTTATGGTGATTTATTGATTTTCCTACCATTATCAATTTGGGGAATGGAACGTTTCTTCCAACAACGAAAAATCGGCTTATTTATATTTTCAGTGGCGTTAACTTTATTTTCCAATTTTTACTTTAGCTATTATCAAGCCATCGTATTAGGCATATATTTCTTATTACGCCTAATTTTTACATATCGGTACGATATCGTTACACGTTGGCAAAAATTTTATCTACTTGCTTGTGGCGCAATTTTAGCGTTACTTTCTAGTATTTTAGGTTTCTACACTGGCGTGTCTTCATTTTTAAATAATGATAGACAGCAGAATAATGAATTTAACATTTCGTTATTTACTGATTTAACTCAAAATAAATATTACATTTTCTCAAACGGTTTTTATATCACAGTGTCAATTATTGCACTAGTCGCATTATTATCGTTTAAATTATACAAACATTACTATTACCGTATTTTTGCCATTATTACTTGGTTTTTATTAATTGGTTCCCTTTCACAATACTTTGATAGTGCATTTAACGGTTTCTCATTACCACAACGTCGCTGGGTTTATTTCTTATCCTTCTCGACAAGTGTGTTGATTGCTTTATTTATCCAACATTTATCAGAATTATCGATGAAACATTATTTATTTGCTGCGGTACCGGTCTTCATTTTCGGCATACTTAAACTAATCTTTGCTGAAGGCTATGTTCATTGGATGGTCGTACCATTAGCATTAATGATTATACTTGCTTTCTTAATTTGGATGAAAAAGTGGTTACATCATCCTACCATACTGGTAGCAATCGTTCTTATCTTCGTTGTACAACAAGTTGTTTTAACGCATGATTCAAGAGAGCGTACGATTGATCCGTATGCCACTACAATGAAGACAGTTCATGATCCTAGTTATCATAACAAGGCGCTTGCTAACAAGATTGACCATATTAATGACGCGAGTAACGATCCATTCCATCGCATTGATTACATGTCGATGTACGCTTTAAATTCACCATTTATTTATCATTATAATGGCATATCCCTATATTCCAGCATTTTCGATGGAAGCATCTTAAATTATTATGATAAATTAATGCAAATCAATATGCCGGTGGATAAGAATAGTACCTATCGTTATTTAGGTAACCGCGCGAATTTAGAAGCAATGTGGGACGTTCAAGACCGCTTCCGTCACCCTGATGATTTGAACATGCCTTATGGTTTTGAAAAGGCAGAGACAATCACTGAGGACAAAGATACATTACTTCATTCTAAAAATAAGATAGATTATCCAGCTGCACATGTTACTGGTAAGATTTACAATGCTAGTGACCTTAAATCACCTTTAGATCGTGAACAAGCTATGTTACAAGGTGTCGTGCTAGATAATCACTCTAAAAAAGCAAATACATCATTCAAGCGTAATGACAACTTACTTGATGAAGCGAAAGAATCTTTAAATAATGCCACTTGGCAAAATAAAAATCATCTTAAAGTAACGAAAGATGATGGGGGCGTAACTTTATCATTACCACAATCTATTGCAGATAAATATAAAGATATGTATGTAGAAATGGATGTAGAATTATTGGCGCCTGATAAAGCACATGAAGTAGGTGTGAATGAATATGTTCAAAATCGTAATGCATTAAGCTATAAATATCGTCGCTTTGTTACACCAGTCACAATGAGAGTGAAATCATCTGATAAGTTAAATATTCACCTTTCAAAAGGAAATTATCGCTTATCTGTAAAAGGTATTTATGGTGAAAATTACGATACCTTAAAACATGCTTCAAAAGAGTTAGAGCCTGTAAAAGTAAAAGATAATAGAAATGGCTATACTATTACAAAATCTAAAGGTTCTTCAGGTTATGTTGTTTTACCAACTGTATATGCAGATGGTATGAAAGCAAAGGTTAACGGGAGAGACGTTAACGTTGAAAAAGCAAATGGCATCATGACTGCAATTCCAGTCAATAAAAATGATACCCACATTCGTTTAACGTATACACCACCTCACTTATTTACGTTAATAGTATTAAGTGTAATTGGAATCATAGGTAGCGTAATATTTAGCCTATGGGTAAAACGTAAAGGACAGCAAACTTCAACACATCATCATTAA
- the rplS gene encoding 50S ribosomal protein L19, whose translation MSNHKLIEAVTKSQLRTDLPAFRTGDTLRVHVRIVEGSRERIQVFEGVVIKRRGGGISETFTVRKISSGVGVERTFPLHTPKIEKIEVKRRGKVRRAKLYYLRSLRGKAARIQEIR comes from the coding sequence ATGAGTAATCATAAGTTAATCGAAGCAGTAACTAAATCACAATTACGCACAGACTTACCAGCTTTCCGTACTGGTGACACTTTACGTGTACACGTACGTATCGTGGAAGGTTCACGTGAACGTATCCAAGTATTCGAAGGTGTTGTAATCAAACGCCGTGGTGGAGGAATTTCAGAAACTTTCACAGTTCGTAAAATTTCTTCAGGTGTAGGTGTGGAACGTACATTCCCATTACACACTCCAAAAATCGAAAAAATCGAAGTTAAACGTCGTGGTAAAGTACGTCGTGCTAAATTATACTACTTACGTAGTTTACGTGGTAAAGCTGCTAGAATCCAAGAAATTCGTTAA